From a region of the Streptomyces sp. B21-083 genome:
- a CDS encoding YncE family protein, translating to MRTRSISTATALAVLFSSAALSVAVAGPASAAAVSVSAPGGIVADAALQRVFVGDSGAGKILAADYTGALVDSVSGLGRVSDLTVSDDGATLYAAVQDLHEIVALDAATLDVKVRYTVPTNTGPRYVAFAGGKVWFTYGDQWDGDLGSVDPALDPAGGTDPVKMAQFPTEGTSAGLWGPALLDTDPNQPGVLAVGQTGISSDSMAVVDVSGSVPKIVAWSDLDYSLNNGTHDFDLVPGAPQVLVNGTDRDAYADGKFTPAGSYPAGRRADIAPNGLVAQVNGADLAVYRPGASAPLRTYTTGTDGTQDTPDLTWAPDSSRIFAVTGPENDFTLKVFTGPTVNTSTLTVDAPAKATRTKPLTVTGKLTADELPSDAKLQVTRTDLDSPNGHALPSVAVKADGTYSFTNSPPAGGTVTYKVSYAGDAEHTSAVASDRVDVSRTTPALTVNNNKKTYDYGKDVSFTAHLGATYKNRTVEIWVDPYGTDRPKKLVKTGKVNGAGNISTIVDMTRDMVVTAVFKGDARYAPRTVSSTAYGKARNSTAVSKHYKTGRIGSLSYYWFHKNTDPVLTTTMNYYQGRKQRFELQVLFQGTWYATYSEYFAVGADGRSAVQLGAPGEAGVKARVRSVYADGASGDNVNSTSVGAWKYLYFSN from the coding sequence GTGCGTACGCGCAGCATCTCGACCGCGACGGCGCTCGCGGTTCTCTTCAGCTCGGCGGCGCTGAGCGTCGCGGTGGCGGGGCCCGCCTCGGCCGCCGCCGTCTCCGTGTCCGCACCCGGCGGCATCGTCGCGGACGCCGCTCTCCAGCGGGTCTTCGTCGGCGACAGCGGGGCGGGGAAGATCCTCGCCGCCGACTACACCGGCGCGCTCGTCGACTCGGTGAGCGGTCTCGGCCGGGTCTCCGACCTGACGGTGTCCGACGACGGCGCCACCTTGTACGCGGCTGTCCAGGACCTGCACGAGATCGTGGCCCTGGACGCGGCCACACTCGATGTCAAGGTCCGCTACACCGTCCCCACCAACACCGGCCCCCGGTACGTCGCCTTCGCCGGCGGCAAGGTGTGGTTCACGTACGGCGACCAGTGGGACGGCGATCTGGGTTCGGTCGACCCGGCCCTGGACCCGGCGGGCGGAACCGACCCGGTGAAGATGGCGCAGTTCCCGACCGAGGGCACCTCTGCCGGACTCTGGGGCCCGGCGCTGCTGGACACCGACCCGAATCAGCCGGGCGTGCTCGCCGTCGGTCAGACAGGCATCTCCTCGGACTCGATGGCTGTCGTCGATGTCTCGGGCAGCGTGCCGAAGATCGTCGCGTGGTCGGATCTCGACTACTCGCTGAACAACGGCACCCACGACTTCGACCTCGTGCCCGGCGCCCCGCAGGTGCTGGTCAACGGCACGGACCGGGACGCCTACGCGGACGGGAAGTTCACCCCCGCCGGCTCCTACCCGGCCGGCCGGCGTGCGGACATCGCGCCGAACGGTCTGGTCGCCCAGGTCAACGGCGCCGACCTCGCCGTGTACCGGCCCGGCGCCTCAGCACCCCTGCGCACCTACACCACCGGCACGGACGGCACGCAGGACACACCCGACCTGACGTGGGCTCCGGACTCCTCGCGGATCTTCGCGGTCACGGGGCCGGAGAACGACTTCACCCTCAAGGTGTTCACCGGCCCGACGGTGAACACCTCGACCCTGACGGTGGACGCCCCGGCGAAGGCGACGCGCACCAAGCCGCTCACCGTGACCGGCAAGCTGACGGCGGACGAGTTGCCGAGCGACGCCAAGCTTCAGGTCACCCGCACCGACCTGGACAGCCCGAACGGCCACGCGCTGCCCTCCGTCGCGGTCAAGGCGGACGGTACGTACTCGTTCACCAACTCCCCGCCGGCCGGTGGCACGGTCACCTACAAGGTTTCGTACGCCGGTGACGCCGAGCACACCTCTGCCGTCGCGTCCGACAGGGTCGACGTCTCGCGTACCACTCCGGCGCTGACCGTCAACAACAACAAGAAGACGTACGACTACGGCAAGGACGTCTCCTTCACCGCGCACCTCGGGGCGACGTACAAGAACCGCACGGTCGAGATCTGGGTGGACCCCTACGGCACCGACCGGCCGAAGAAGCTGGTGAAGACCGGGAAGGTCAACGGGGCCGGGAACATCTCCACGATCGTGGACATGACCCGGGACATGGTCGTCACCGCCGTCTTCAAGGGCGACGCCCGCTACGCCCCCCGGACTGTCAGCTCCACGGCGTACGGCAAGGCCAGGAACTCGACCGCTGTCTCCAAGCACTACAAGACGGGCAGGATCGGCTCGCTCTCGTACTACTGGTTCCACAAGAACACCGACCCGGTGCTCACGACGACCATGAACTACTACCAGGGCCGCAAGCAGCGCTTCGAACTGCAGGTCCTGTTCCAGGGCACGTGGTACGCGACCTACTCGGAGTACTTCGCGGTCGGCGCCGACGGCAGGTCGGCGGTCCAGCTGGGTGCGCCCGGCGAAGCAGGCGTCAAGGCGCGGGTCCGCTCGGTGTATGCCGACGGCGCGTCCGGTGACAACGTGAACTCGACGTCGGTCGGAGCCTGGAAGTACCTGTACTTCAGCAACTAG
- a CDS encoding pirin family protein: MPAVTVENPLTLPRVAASADAVARPVLTVTTAPSGFEGEGFPVRRAFAGIAYKHLDPFIMMDQMGEVEYAPGEPKGTPWHPHRGFETVTYIIDGIFDHQDSQGGGGTITNGDTQWMTAGSGLLHIEAPPESLVVSGGLFHGIQLWVNLPAKDKMMAPRYQDIRGGQVQLLTSHDGGALLRVIAGELDGHQGPGITHTPISLVHATVAPGAEVTLPWREDFNGLAYVLAGRGSVGPDRRAVRKGQTAVFGAGSSITVRADELQDANTPDLEVVLLGGQPIREPMAHYGPFVMNTRAELEQAFEDFQKGRLGTVPAVHGMSEGGL; this comes from the coding sequence ATGCCTGCAGTGACCGTCGAGAACCCGCTGACCCTGCCCCGTGTGGCCGCTTCGGCCGATGCCGTGGCGCGTCCCGTGCTCACCGTGACGACCGCGCCGAGCGGTTTCGAGGGTGAGGGATTCCCGGTGCGCCGGGCGTTCGCCGGGATCGCCTACAAGCACCTCGACCCGTTCATCATGATGGACCAGATGGGCGAGGTGGAGTACGCGCCGGGTGAGCCGAAAGGCACCCCCTGGCACCCCCACCGGGGCTTCGAGACCGTCACCTACATCATCGACGGGATCTTCGACCACCAGGACAGCCAGGGTGGCGGCGGCACCATCACCAACGGTGACACCCAGTGGATGACGGCCGGTTCGGGTCTCCTCCACATCGAGGCGCCGCCGGAGTCGCTGGTCGTGTCCGGCGGGCTCTTCCACGGAATCCAGCTGTGGGTCAACCTCCCGGCCAAGGACAAGATGATGGCCCCGCGCTACCAGGACATCCGTGGTGGCCAGGTCCAGCTGCTCACGTCCCACGACGGCGGCGCGCTCCTGCGCGTCATCGCCGGCGAGCTGGACGGTCACCAGGGTCCCGGTATCACCCACACCCCGATCAGCCTGGTCCACGCCACGGTGGCCCCGGGCGCGGAGGTCACCCTCCCCTGGCGGGAGGACTTCAACGGTCTCGCGTACGTCCTCGCCGGGCGCGGAAGCGTCGGCCCGGACCGGCGGGCGGTGCGCAAGGGCCAGACGGCGGTCTTCGGCGCGGGTTCGTCGATCACGGTCCGCGCGGACGAACTGCAGGACGCGAACACCCCGGACCTGGAGGTCGTCCTCCTGGGCGGCCAGCCCATCCGCGAGCCGATGGCCCACTACGGTCCCTTCGTGATGAACACGAGGGCGGAGCTTGAGCAGGCGTTCGAGGACTTCCAGAAGGGCCGGCTGGGGACTGTCCCGGCGGTTCACGGGATGTCCGAGGGTGGTCTGTAG
- a CDS encoding BRO-N domain-containing protein, producing the protein MYEQNNNTPSDESTAQRQHTDAIDINDFVFAATGARVRRLTMPDGTHWFPAADVCKELGYTTTRKALLDHVPEEHREFLETVTGRHCLSVPAGREWRRDMNVINLKGLILLVNGCTKPEAEPFKTWVSEVLATIQRDGSYSLEPAPLQPAATGGTAYVMPQQVADALVTLEQRNIRTDDLLRQINDNQKVMVDVLRDIAQTLRRPNDRTRPVRAPELTPEQLLTNWRSRNLAVTEDVHTVAAHLAPALLHGGADYSVEEIAVCTGLTPDRVSNALESVRARVCASGGPRSGRCAVLRAAVAL; encoded by the coding sequence ATGTACGAGCAGAACAACAACACACCGTCGGACGAGTCGACGGCACAGCGGCAGCACACGGACGCGATCGACATCAACGACTTCGTGTTCGCGGCCACGGGGGCGCGGGTACGGAGGCTGACCATGCCGGACGGGACGCACTGGTTTCCCGCGGCGGACGTCTGCAAGGAACTGGGGTACACAACCACCCGAAAGGCCCTGCTCGACCACGTCCCCGAAGAGCACCGAGAGTTTCTTGAGACTGTGACTGGAAGGCACTGTCTCAGCGTTCCCGCAGGTCGGGAGTGGCGACGAGACATGAACGTGATCAACCTTAAGGGCCTGATCCTGTTGGTCAACGGCTGTACGAAGCCGGAGGCAGAGCCCTTCAAGACCTGGGTCTCCGAAGTCCTCGCCACCATCCAGCGCGACGGCTCCTACTCCCTCGAACCGGCTCCCCTGCAGCCCGCTGCCACCGGCGGCACCGCCTACGTCATGCCGCAGCAGGTCGCCGATGCCCTCGTCACACTCGAACAGCGCAACATCCGGACGGACGATCTACTGCGCCAGATCAACGACAACCAGAAGGTGATGGTCGATGTACTGCGGGACATCGCCCAGACCCTCCGACGCCCCAACGACCGCACCCGGCCCGTCCGGGCACCGGAGTTGACGCCCGAGCAGCTTCTGACCAACTGGAGGTCCAGGAACCTCGCCGTCACCGAGGACGTCCACACGGTCGCCGCCCACCTGGCCCCGGCGCTGCTCCACGGCGGCGCCGACTACAGCGTGGAGGAGATCGCCGTCTGCACCGGGCTGACACCCGACCGCGTCAGCAACGCCCTGGAGTCTGTCCGAGCACGGGTGTGTGCGTCAGGTGGGCCGCGCTCCGGACGGTGCGCCGTTCTACGTGCTGCCGTAGCCCTGTAA
- a CDS encoding ATP-binding SpoIIE family protein phosphatase yields MRTGEPLPAVGDVLVALATGLWHWDTATQLVTLDAEAARLLGLPARPTTLTEAATRARLHPVDWNEVTGVIQLAVAEDSIAEIRVRVMDEQGRVIRTARSRAKPTFDLVRKAYDVMGTLQEVTEPPPGAAARTPVTGDWRRSREAFLLDAGRALAEARSTEEVLRVAAGLSMPGFSPDGLAVFGVQGDRLTVVGHHGQRPGDERPFSHMPLETDYPAAEVVRTGRAVYLSSPEAYKTRYPTAWPLAQVFDRQSWAFLPLTVAGRTMGAWMAGFAYPVSFTPDERSVLTTVARMLAQALSRAGVAESERELTDGLQRSMLPTLGPDIPGMDVAARYIPTGGGLQVGGDWYDMIPLPGGGRFALVIGDVQGHDVRAAGLMGQLRIALRAYASEGHRPDAVLSRASRFLHGITHNAVHEGAGAGDLRFATCLYVEVDPTTGVLEIARAGHPDPAIRMADGTVLARPTAGGLPLGIDPDADYPTTLLALEPGETMLLCTDGLIETGGHDLETGWQRIRRTLEEHKGEIKDDGLEELADSLVRAVHGPSSHHTTGPLADRREDDIALLLLSRPGECATDGTLPPAPRPTVRRTMLTIAQAEPERVAVARQQLREQLHDWPCPDQVDSAVLLISETATNVLVHTDADALVVAEVTGGPGERRIRVEVTDVSDDLPHKRRPGELASSGRGLMLIEMLSDAWGVDPRGEGKSIWFELYERTQEKEEKKEEREETEPKPE; encoded by the coding sequence ATGCGCACTGGTGAGCCCCTGCCCGCCGTGGGGGACGTCCTGGTCGCCCTCGCAACCGGCCTGTGGCATTGGGACACAGCAACACAACTGGTCACACTCGACGCCGAGGCGGCCCGCCTGCTCGGCCTGCCCGCCCGGCCGACCACCCTCACGGAGGCCGCGACCCGGGCCCGCCTCCACCCGGTCGACTGGAACGAGGTCACCGGCGTCATCCAGCTCGCCGTGGCCGAGGACAGCATCGCCGAGATCCGGGTGCGGGTCATGGACGAGCAGGGCCGGGTGATCCGTACCGCACGCAGCCGCGCGAAGCCGACCTTCGACCTCGTCCGCAAGGCGTACGACGTGATGGGCACCCTCCAGGAGGTCACCGAGCCTCCGCCGGGCGCCGCCGCACGCACCCCGGTCACCGGTGACTGGCGCCGCTCCCGCGAGGCGTTCCTGCTGGACGCGGGCCGGGCACTGGCCGAGGCGCGGTCCACGGAGGAGGTACTGCGGGTCGCGGCCGGCCTGTCGATGCCGGGCTTCTCACCGGACGGCCTCGCCGTCTTCGGCGTCCAGGGCGACCGTCTCACCGTCGTCGGCCACCACGGCCAGCGCCCCGGCGACGAGCGCCCCTTCTCCCACATGCCCCTGGAGACCGACTATCCGGCCGCCGAGGTCGTCCGCACCGGCCGGGCCGTCTACCTCTCCTCCCCCGAGGCCTACAAGACCCGCTACCCCACCGCCTGGCCTCTCGCCCAGGTGTTCGACCGCCAGTCCTGGGCGTTCCTGCCCCTGACCGTCGCGGGCCGCACGATGGGCGCCTGGATGGCGGGCTTCGCCTACCCGGTCAGCTTCACCCCCGACGAACGCTCCGTCCTGACGACGGTCGCCCGCATGCTCGCCCAGGCCCTCTCCCGGGCGGGCGTGGCCGAGTCGGAACGCGAACTGACCGACGGTCTCCAACGGTCCATGCTGCCGACCCTCGGCCCCGACATACCCGGCATGGACGTCGCCGCCCGCTACATACCGACCGGCGGCGGCCTCCAGGTCGGCGGCGACTGGTACGACATGATCCCGCTGCCCGGCGGCGGACGCTTCGCCCTGGTCATCGGCGACGTCCAGGGCCACGACGTCCGCGCCGCCGGTCTGATGGGCCAGCTCCGGATAGCGCTGCGCGCCTACGCCTCCGAGGGCCACCGCCCCGACGCGGTCCTCTCCCGCGCGTCCCGCTTCCTGCACGGCATCACCCACAACGCCGTCCACGAGGGCGCCGGCGCCGGCGACCTGCGCTTCGCGACCTGCCTGTACGTCGAGGTCGACCCCACGACCGGCGTCCTGGAGATCGCCCGCGCCGGCCACCCGGACCCGGCGATCCGTATGGCGGACGGCACGGTACTGGCCCGCCCGACCGCGGGCGGCCTGCCCCTGGGCATCGACCCGGACGCCGACTACCCCACCACCCTCCTGGCCCTGGAACCGGGCGAGACCATGCTCCTGTGCACCGACGGCCTGATCGAGACCGGCGGCCACGACCTGGAGACGGGCTGGCAGCGCATCCGCAGGACGCTGGAGGAACACAAGGGAGAGATCAAGGACGACGGTCTGGAGGAACTGGCCGACTCCCTGGTCCGGGCCGTGCACGGTCCCTCCTCCCACCACACCACGGGCCCGCTGGCCGACCGCCGCGAGGACGACATCGCGCTGCTGCTGCTGAGCCGCCCCGGTGAATGCGCCACCGACGGCACACTGCCGCCGGCGCCACGCCCCACCGTCCGGCGCACCATGCTGACGATCGCCCAGGCGGAACCCGAGCGCGTCGCCGTCGCCCGCCAGCAACTGCGCGAACAGCTCCACGACTGGCCCTGCCCCGACCAGGTCGACTCGGCCGTCCTCCTGATCTCGGAAACGGCCACCAACGTCCTGGTCCACACGGACGCCGACGCCCTGGTCGTCGCCGAGGTCACGGGCGGCCCGGGCGAGCGCCGCATCCGCGTCGAGGTCACGGACGTCAGCGACGACCTCCCGCACAAACGCCGCCCGGGCGAACTGGCCTCGTCGGGCCGGGGCCTGATGCTGATCGAGATGCTCTCGGACGCATGGGGGGTCGACCCGCGGGGCGAGGGCAAGAGCATCTGGTTCGAGCTGTACGAGAGGACCCAGGAGAAAGAGGAGAAGAAAGAGGAGCGGGAGGAGACGGAGCCGAAGCCGGAGTGA
- the aspS gene encoding aspartate--tRNA ligase, translated as MHRYRSHTCGELRASDVGSDVRLSGWLHNRRDLGGILFIDLRDHHGITQLVARPGTPAYEALDKVSKESTVRVDGKVVSRGAENINPELPTGEVEVEVGEVELLGAAQPLPFTINAEDGVNEERRLEYRFLDLRRERMHRNIMLRTAVISAIRHKMTALGFNEMATPILTATSPEGARDFVVPSRLNPGRFYALPQAPQQFKQLLMISGFDRYFQIAPCFRDEDARADRSPGEFYQLDVEMSFVEQEDVFQPIERLMTELFTEFGKGREVTSPFPRIPFREAMLKYGSDKPDLRAQLELVDITDIFEGSEFKAFAGKHVRALPVPDVASQSRKFFDQLGDFAVTLGAKGLAWVRVTEDGSLSGPIAKFLTEENVAELTKRLSLAAGHAVFFGAGEFDEVSKIMGAVRVEAAKRAGHFEENVFRFCWIVDFPMFEKDEETGKIDFSHNPFSMPQGGMEALETQDPLDILAWQYDIVCNGTELSSGAIRNHEPDIMLKAFGIAGYDEETVEREFAGMLRALRFGAPPHGGIAPGVDRIVMLLADEPNIRETIAFPLNGNAQDLMMGAPTELEETRLRELHISVRKPQPK; from the coding sequence ATGCATCGGTACAGGTCCCACACCTGCGGCGAGCTCCGCGCCTCTGACGTCGGCAGCGACGTCCGGCTGAGCGGCTGGCTGCACAATCGGCGCGACCTGGGCGGCATCCTCTTCATCGACCTGCGCGATCACCACGGCATCACGCAGCTCGTCGCCCGCCCCGGCACGCCCGCCTACGAGGCCCTCGACAAGGTCTCCAAGGAGTCGACGGTCCGCGTCGACGGCAAGGTCGTCTCGCGCGGCGCGGAGAACATCAACCCCGAGCTGCCCACGGGTGAGGTCGAGGTCGAGGTCGGCGAGGTGGAACTGCTCGGCGCCGCCCAGCCGCTGCCCTTCACGATCAACGCCGAGGACGGGGTCAACGAGGAGCGGCGCCTGGAGTACCGCTTCCTGGACCTGCGCCGCGAGCGCATGCACCGCAACATCATGCTGCGTACGGCTGTCATCTCGGCGATCCGTCACAAGATGACCGCGCTCGGCTTCAACGAGATGGCCACGCCGATCCTGACGGCGACCTCCCCGGAAGGCGCCCGCGACTTCGTCGTCCCGTCCCGCCTCAACCCGGGCAGGTTCTACGCGCTGCCGCAGGCCCCGCAGCAGTTCAAGCAGCTGCTGATGATCTCCGGGTTCGACCGCTACTTCCAGATCGCGCCCTGTTTCCGTGACGAGGACGCGCGCGCGGACCGTTCGCCGGGCGAGTTCTACCAGCTCGACGTGGAGATGAGCTTCGTCGAGCAGGAGGACGTCTTCCAGCCGATCGAGCGGCTGATGACCGAGCTGTTCACCGAGTTCGGCAAGGGCCGTGAGGTCACCTCGCCCTTCCCCCGCATCCCGTTCCGCGAGGCGATGCTGAAGTACGGCTCCGACAAGCCGGACCTGCGCGCCCAGCTGGAGCTTGTCGACATCACCGACATCTTCGAGGGCTCGGAGTTCAAGGCCTTCGCGGGCAAGCACGTACGCGCCCTGCCGGTGCCGGACGTGGCGTCGCAGTCCCGGAAGTTCTTCGACCAGCTCGGTGACTTCGCCGTCACGCTGGGCGCGAAGGGTCTGGCCTGGGTGCGGGTCACGGAGGACGGTTCGCTGTCCGGCCCGATCGCGAAGTTCCTCACCGAGGAGAACGTCGCCGAGCTGACCAAGCGGCTCTCGCTGGCCGCCGGACACGCCGTGTTCTTCGGCGCGGGCGAGTTCGACGAGGTCTCGAAGATCATGGGCGCGGTGCGCGTCGAGGCCGCCAAGCGCGCCGGGCACTTCGAGGAGAACGTCTTCCGGTTCTGCTGGATCGTCGACTTCCCGATGTTCGAGAAGGACGAGGAAACCGGCAAGATCGACTTCTCGCACAACCCGTTCTCGATGCCCCAGGGTGGCATGGAGGCCCTGGAGACCCAGGACCCGCTGGACATCCTGGCCTGGCAGTACGACATCGTCTGCAACGGCACGGAGCTGTCCTCCGGCGCCATCCGTAACCACGAGCCCGACATCATGCTGAAGGCGTTCGGTATCGCGGGCTACGACGAGGAGACCGTCGAGCGCGAGTTCGCCGGCATGCTCCGCGCGCTGCGCTTCGGCGCCCCTCCGCACGGTGGCATCGCCCCGGGCGTGGACCGCATCGTCATGCTCCTCGCCGACGAGCCGAACATCCGCGAGACGATCGCGTTCCCGCTCAACGGCAACGCCCAGGACCTGATGATGGGCGCGCCGACGGAGCTGGAGGAGACGAGGCTCCGGGAGCTGCACATCTCGGTGCGGAAGCCGCAGCCGAAGTAA
- a CDS encoding pectate lyase family protein, giving the protein MASPSHRRSLRTRRTVLVSTAAVAAAGLGAAVLAMNANASPVDLAHQVLPAKDGWAASGTGTTGGARADSAHVFTVSTRAQLVKALGSATNSTAKIIKIKGVIDANTNDAGKKLTCADYAAGTGYSLAAYLKAYDPATYGKKAPAGTQEKARDAAKQKQSKSIVFKVPANTTIVGVPGTKAGITGGSLQVKDVDNVIIRNLALTATEDCFPQWDPKDGSTGNWNSAYDAVTLRGATHVWADHNTFSDSPFFDKAEKTYFGREYQIHDGALDITNGSDLVTVERNQFTNHDKTMLIGSSDTDSVGKLRVSIHHNVWKGITQRAPLARIGQIHVYNNVYETATLNGYEPKYSLDSRAKAQVVAENNSWTLPAGAKVAKLLSGDGTGSVAGGGNLVNGKVTDLVAAYNAANSKKLKTTVNWKPTLTAGLETSAKNLVAELTGTVGTGVLS; this is encoded by the coding sequence GTGGCATCCCCCTCTCACCGCCGGTCCCTTCGCACGCGGCGCACAGTTCTGGTCTCCACCGCGGCCGTGGCCGCCGCCGGGCTCGGCGCCGCCGTGCTGGCCATGAACGCCAACGCGAGCCCCGTCGACCTGGCCCACCAGGTGCTGCCCGCGAAGGACGGCTGGGCGGCCTCCGGCACCGGTACGACCGGTGGCGCGCGTGCCGACTCCGCACACGTCTTCACCGTCAGCACCCGCGCGCAGCTGGTGAAGGCGCTGGGCAGCGCCACCAACTCCACGGCGAAGATCATCAAGATCAAGGGCGTCATCGACGCCAACACGAACGACGCCGGCAAGAAGCTGACCTGCGCCGACTACGCCGCCGGCACGGGATACTCGCTGGCCGCCTACCTCAAGGCGTACGACCCGGCCACCTACGGCAAGAAGGCGCCCGCGGGCACGCAGGAGAAGGCCCGGGACGCCGCCAAGCAGAAGCAGTCGAAGAGCATCGTCTTCAAGGTGCCGGCGAACACCACCATCGTGGGCGTGCCCGGCACCAAGGCCGGCATCACCGGCGGCAGCCTCCAGGTGAAGGACGTCGACAACGTCATCATCCGCAACCTGGCCCTCACCGCCACCGAGGACTGCTTCCCGCAGTGGGACCCGAAGGACGGGTCGACCGGAAACTGGAACTCCGCCTACGACGCGGTCACCCTGCGCGGCGCCACGCACGTGTGGGCGGACCACAACACGTTCAGCGACTCGCCGTTCTTCGACAAGGCCGAGAAGACGTACTTCGGCCGCGAGTACCAGATCCACGACGGCGCCCTCGACATCACCAACGGCTCCGACCTGGTGACCGTGGAGCGCAACCAGTTCACCAACCACGACAAGACGATGCTGATCGGCAGCAGCGACACCGACAGCGTCGGCAAGCTGCGCGTCTCCATCCACCACAACGTGTGGAAGGGCATCACCCAGCGCGCCCCGCTGGCCCGCATCGGCCAGATCCACGTCTACAACAACGTCTACGAGACGGCGACCCTCAACGGCTACGAGCCCAAGTACAGTCTCGACTCCCGCGCGAAGGCGCAGGTCGTCGCCGAGAACAACTCCTGGACGCTGCCGGCCGGCGCGAAGGTCGCGAAGCTGCTGAGCGGTGACGGTACGGGTTCGGTCGCGGGCGGCGGCAACCTCGTCAACGGCAAGGTGACCGACCTCGTCGCCGCGTACAACGCCGCGAACTCGAAGAAGCTGAAGACGACGGTCAACTGGAAGCCGACCCTCACCGCCGGTCTGGAGACCTCCGCGAAGAACCTGGTCGCGGAGCTGACAGGCACGGTCGGCACGGGAGTTCTGTCCTAG
- the metG gene encoding methionine--tRNA ligase, translating into MARHLITSALPYINGIKHLGNMVGSMLPADVYARYLRQRGHDVLYICATDEHGTPAELAAKEQGIPVADFCAQAHDAQKAVYDGFALAFDYFGRSSSPQNVEITQHFARRLNENGFIEERAIRQVYSPADSRFLPDRYVEGTCPHCGYDKARGDQCENCTRVLDPTDLIDPRSAISGSTDLEVRETKHLFLLQSKLQHEVEEWVTAHEGQWPHLASSIARKWLTEGLHDRAITRDLDWGVPVPADTWPELAAEGKVFYVWFDAPIEYIAATKEWADATGGDWKSWWYEADAGDDPVRYTEFMAKDNVPFHTVMFPATELGVREPWKKVDVVKAFNWLTYYGGKFSTSQKRGVFTDQALSILPADYWRYFLIANAPESDDSSFTWEHFTATVNKDLADTLGNFVNRVLSFSKKRFGDEVPAGSTAGEAETKLGEQIAELLAEYESQLEALQFRKAAAALRALWSAGNSYLEEKAPWLEIKTDQDGAALTLRTAMNLIHLYAVVSEPFIPATAATMRAAFALPDTASDEKRRTWVTADEAKSLSAVPAGTAFTVPPVLFAKLTDDDLETYKERFGGAPEQP; encoded by the coding sequence ATGGCTCGACACCTCATCACCAGCGCCCTTCCGTACATCAACGGGATCAAGCACCTGGGCAACATGGTGGGGTCCATGCTCCCGGCGGACGTGTACGCCCGTTACCTCCGTCAGCGTGGCCACGACGTCCTCTACATCTGCGCGACCGACGAACACGGCACCCCGGCCGAGCTCGCGGCGAAGGAGCAGGGCATCCCCGTAGCGGACTTCTGCGCGCAGGCGCACGACGCGCAGAAGGCGGTGTACGACGGTTTCGCGCTGGCCTTCGACTACTTCGGCCGGAGTTCCAGTCCGCAGAACGTGGAGATCACCCAGCACTTCGCCCGCCGCCTCAACGAGAACGGGTTCATCGAAGAGCGCGCGATCCGCCAGGTGTACAGCCCCGCCGACAGCCGCTTCCTCCCTGACCGCTATGTCGAGGGCACCTGCCCCCACTGCGGTTACGACAAGGCCCGTGGCGACCAGTGCGAGAACTGCACCCGCGTGCTCGACCCCACCGACCTGATCGACCCCCGGTCCGCGATCTCCGGTTCCACCGACCTGGAGGTCCGCGAGACCAAGCACCTCTTCCTCCTCCAGTCGAAGCTCCAGCACGAGGTCGAGGAATGGGTGACCGCCCACGAGGGCCAGTGGCCCCACCTCGCCTCCTCCATCGCCCGCAAGTGGCTGACCGAGGGTCTGCACGACCGGGCGATCACCCGTGACCTGGACTGGGGCGTCCCGGTCCCGGCGGACACCTGGCCGGAGCTGGCGGCCGAGGGCAAGGTCTTCTACGTCTGGTTCGACGCCCCGATCGAGTACATCGCCGCGACGAAGGAGTGGGCGGACGCCACCGGCGGGGACTGGAAGTCCTGGTGGTACGAGGCCGACGCCGGCGACGATCCCGTCCGCTACACGGAGTTCATGGCCAAGGACAACGTCCCCTTCCACACGGTGATGTTCCCGGCCACGGAACTCGGCGTCCGTGAACCGTGGAAGAAGGTCGACGTCGTCAAGGCCTTCAACTGGCTGACGTACTACGGCGGAAAGTTCTCCACGTCCCAGAAGCGCGGCGTCTTCACCGACCAGGCCCTGTCCATCCTCCCCGCCGACTACTGGCGCTACTTCCTGATCGCCAACGCCCCCGAGTCCGACGACTCCTCCTTCACCTGGGAGCACTTCACCGCCACGGTGAACAAGGACCTGGCGGACACCCTCGGCAACTTCGTCAACCGTGTCCTCTCCTTCTCGAAGAAGCGCTTCGGCGACGAGGTCCCGGCGGGCTCGACGGCCGGCGAGGCGGAGACGAAGCTGGGCGAGCAGATCGCCGAGCTTCTCGCGGAGTACGAGAGCCAGTTGGAGGCACTCCAGTTCCGCAAGGCGGCGGCGGCACTGCGCGCCCTGTGGTCGGCCGGCAACTCCTACCTGGAGGAGAAGGCGCCCTGGCTGGAGATCAAGACCGACCAGGACGGCGCGGCCCTGACCCTCCGTACGGCGATGAACCTGATCCACCTCTACGCGGTGGTCTCGGAACCCTTCATCCCGGCGACGGCGGCGACGATGCGCGCGGCGTTCGCGCTGCCGGACACTGCGTCTGATGAAAAGCGTCGCACATGGGTCACGGCCGACGAGGCGAAGTCCCTGTCCGCCGTCCCCGCCGGCACCGCCTTCACGGTCCCGCCGGTGCTGTTCGCGAAGCTGACGGACGACGACCTGGAAACGTACAAAGAGCGCTTCGGCGGCGCCCCCGAGCAGCCGTAG